A stretch of the Nitrospiria bacterium genome encodes the following:
- a CDS encoding CARDB domain-containing protein gives TGIGPGTTTITATSGSINGSTTLTVAGVPPLDLIMTNIAPNASTANQGGALSVSDTVSNSGVVSSGVFRIAYHLSTDPVYGNGDDIVISTIRVVTSLGAGASNTATTSLAIPSNAPGGTYYLCAKADSLNQVNEGGNEGNNTLCSVATVTLPKADLVVSALSATPTTVKAGRTITVSNSIKNQGGTKAGLSVVAFHLSGDTAYGGGDDIASTTTRTIASLAINATSAASTVVRVPAATPPGIYYVCIQADKNNTVAESDETNNTRCTATTITVTP, from the coding sequence CACCGGAATCGGCCCGGGCACCACCACGATCACGGCCACCTCCGGCAGCATTAACGGGAGCACCACGCTTACCGTTGCGGGTGTTCCTCCTCTTGATCTGATTATGACGAATATTGCCCCCAATGCGTCGACCGCCAATCAAGGCGGGGCGCTGTCGGTGAGCGATACGGTGAGCAATTCAGGGGTGGTTTCAAGCGGGGTTTTTCGGATCGCCTATCATCTTTCGACCGACCCCGTCTACGGGAACGGGGACGATATTGTGATCTCCACGATTCGTGTTGTGACATCGCTCGGCGCGGGGGCCTCGAATACCGCGACGACCAGTCTTGCGATTCCCTCCAATGCGCCGGGCGGCACCTATTATCTATGCGCGAAGGCCGATTCACTGAATCAAGTGAACGAAGGAGGAAATGAAGGGAACAACACGCTATGCAGCGTCGCTACGGTCACGCTGCCGAAGGCGGATCTGGTCGTCAGCGCCCTATCTGCCACGCCGACGACGGTCAAGGCGGGAAGAACCATTACCGTTTCCAATTCGATCAAGAACCAAGGCGGCACGAAAGCCGGCTTGTCCGTCGTGGCGTTTCATCTTTCGGGCGACACGGCTTATGGGGGCGGGGATGACATTGCCTCGACCACGACGCGGACGATTGCCTCGCTGGCGATCAATGCCACGAGCGCCGCATCGACCGTGGTGAGGGTTCCCGCGGCGACGCCTCCGGGGATCTATTATGTGTGTATTCAGGCGGACAAGAATAACACCGTGGCCGAGTCGGATGAAACCAACAACACGCGGTGTACCGCCACGACGATCACGGTGACGCCGTGA
- the rimP gene encoding ribosome maturation factor RimP encodes MAQDTQTIIERIREVVVPILSSMGLELVDLELSGHGHRGHLRIYIDKPGGVNVDDCEQVSRYVGHALDAADPIPNAYLLEVSSPGLDRPLRKAEDYRQSVGKLVRLKLTQPRDGAWVVIGRLKGLLDERVEVQPEEGEPIQVSLADIAQARLEVEW; translated from the coding sequence ATGGCCCAGGATACTCAAACGATCATCGAGCGAATCCGGGAGGTTGTGGTTCCCATCCTGAGTTCCATGGGTCTGGAACTCGTCGATCTTGAGCTGTCCGGCCACGGGCACCGGGGCCATCTGCGGATTTACATCGACAAGCCCGGCGGCGTGAATGTCGACGACTGCGAGCAGGTGAGCCGCTACGTCGGCCATGCGCTGGACGCGGCCGATCCCATTCCCAACGCCTATCTTCTGGAAGTGTCCTCGCCGGGGCTGGACCGGCCGTTGCGAAAGGCCGAGGACTACCGGCAGTCCGTGGGAAAGCTGGTCCGGCTCAAGCTGACACAGCCGCGGGACGGGGCGTGGGTCGTCATCGGCCGCTTGAAGGGTCTTCTGGATGAACGCGTCGAGGTTCAGCCCGAAGAGGGGGAACCCATCCAGGTCAGCCTGGCGGATATCGCCCAGGCGCGGCTTGAAGTGGAGTGGTGA